ACGCGCTCATGGCGGCCGCGGACCGGGCGAAGGCGGGAGGGGACTGCCACAAGGCTGTCGTTTCGCGCAAGGTCGACAAGACTCTTCCAGCGATCCATGCTGGTGAGATCGTTGATCTTACGCATGAATTGGCACTATTTTGTCAAGAGGAAGATGGTGGTGGTAGCTTCCCTGACTGGACGCTGCACCCCATCTTCAATGACGATGACAATTGCTGTTACACcgaagaggacgacgacgacgatgttggTGATGTGCTACTCGATGGGTGCGATGGTCTCCACGACGAGCCCTCGGTGATAGATGTGATCAGGAGCAACATGGAAGTCCAGGGGTTGGAGTTCAACATGGAAGATGAGATCGACCAAGCTGCCGATATGTTCATCAGGAGGTTCCGGGAGCGGATGAGCAAGAGCATTTAGTcacctgtttgtgtttcatctataCCTGATTGCACGGTCGACGCAGAAGTGTACGTATGCGTACCGCTGACTAGT
This window of the Triticum aestivum cultivar Chinese Spring chromosome 5D, IWGSC CS RefSeq v2.1, whole genome shotgun sequence genome carries:
- the LOC123125136 gene encoding uncharacterized protein yields the protein MPSLRQCSSLAVAIDRQLLGHLSATKMKISKAPVLLKKAVTMCKSKTGVLTARLLFLASLRRRMATVGVVSHKIHALMAAADRAKAGGDCHKAVVSRKVDKTLPAIHAGEIVDLTHELALFCQEEDGGGSFPDWTLHPIFNDDDNCCYTEEDDDDDVGDVLLDGCDGLHDEPSVIDVIRSNMEVQGLEFNMEDEIDQAADMFIRRFRERMSKSI